Within the Neorhodopirellula lusitana genome, the region TGCACTTCGATCAAGGGGCGCAGTACTTCACGACCCGCGATGCTCGCTTCGGCAGACACGTGCGAAGTTGGATTGATGCGGGAGTCGTGGCACCGTGGATGGCAACCATCGTGGAACTACGCGACGGCGTCATTGTCAAGAAGCGACGGGGCCAGCCTCGATACGTCGGCACGCCGGACATGAACGCGTTGCCCCGTCATCTCGCCGCCGGCTTGAACATCACAACGAACTGCCGAGTGACCTCAATCGTTCGCTCACACGATGTCCTTTCGCACGACCCCGTCACCTATCAACTGGTCACCGACCAGGGCCCCGTCGACGGCGAATTCGATGCCGTGTTGTTCAACTGCCCTCCCAAACTCGCCCATCCGATTCTGGCAACACACTCACCGATTGCCGACGCAATCGAACAAGTGCAAATGCAGCCGTGCTGGACGCTGATGCTGACGTGCGAGGGACTCGCTGATCTTCCTTACGCCGGTGCGTTCGTTAACCAAGGGCCGCTCGCCTGGGTCGCCCGTAATGATGCCAAGCCCGGTCGCGGTCTTGATGAAAGCGGCTCGCAATCAAGTTGGGTTCTGCACGCGACACCGGACTGGTCGTCCGAACAGATTGAAGCCGACCCCGCCTTCGTGCGAGATTCACTGATCGACGCTTTCGTTGCCGCGATCGGTCGTCCAATCGGCAAGGTGACTCACGAGTTCGCGCACCGATGGCGGTTCGCCAGCCCGGTCACTCCAGTCGGCCAAAGCTGTCTGTGGGATTCAACCGCAATGCTGGGTGCATGTGGCGACTGGTGCGGGGACCTAAGAGGCGGCCCCCGAATCGAAGCGGCTTACCTGAGCGGTGCCGCCCTCGCGGGCGCACTGCTACGACACGTGACGATTGACCGAGCCCCCGTTTTGATCGACGCCGTTTCCGATCAGGCCTCAAACAGCAATAGCTCGGGCAGTCGCTCCACCGCGAAATCGTCCTAGGCGAGTGCTTCCCAATCGCGTCAGTCTACGTAGCTCTAACGCAACCGCTGCATCATCGCGTCGGGTAACCCGATATCGACAATTTCGACTTCGCCCAACCACTCGCTGGCCAACGGGTTCTGCATCGCCAGTTTGGCCGTCACGAAGGTCAGCGTTAAGTCTGCCCGAAAGGTCGGCTCCCCCGCCTGGGCCGTGTCCCCATCCAATCCCGAGGGCAAGTCGATCGCGATTAGCAGAACACTCGCCGCCCGATTGGCCGCGTTAATCGCCGACGCATACGGTTCTCGCGGATCGCCGCTTGCCCCGGTGCCCAACAAACAGTCCACAATCAGGCCATCATGCCGGCCCAAGATCGCCACAATTTTCGCCGGTTCGGTCACCGACTGAATCGACACCCCCGCGTCGACCGCACGGTCAAAACTGATCTTCGCATCACCCCTCAAGCGATCGGGCGAGGCCAACAGAAGGACGGCGACCGGATGCCCAGCAATGTGCAAATGGCGACCAATCACGAATCCGTCGCCCCCATTGTTGCCGCTGCCCGCCAGCACCATGGTGCTCGTATTCGCGAACGATCGGGGGTCCGCGATCGTGCCAGATTGCCGTTCAGGAACTTCCCCTGACAAGACCTGCAAGATTCGATCGGCGCAGCCTTTCCCGGCGTTTTCCATCAGCACGATGCCAGCGACCCCGTGCTTTTCAATGGCCTCCACGTCCAATTGACGCGATTCCGCGACGCTCAAAAACGGCCATCCAAGACGCTGAGCGTCGGGTAGAGAAACAGTCACAAAAACCCCCTTCTTTTTAATG harbors:
- a CDS encoding NAD(P)H-hydrate epimerase, producing MTVSLPDAQRLGWPFLSVAESRQLDVEAIEKHGVAGIVLMENAGKGCADRILQVLSGEVPERQSGTIADPRSFANTSTMVLAGSGNNGGDGFVIGRHLHIAGHPVAVLLLASPDRLRGDAKISFDRAVDAGVSIQSVTEPAKIVAILGRHDGLIVDCLLGTGASGDPREPYASAINAANRAASVLLIAIDLPSGLDGDTAQAGEPTFRADLTLTFVTAKLAMQNPLASEWLGEVEIVDIGLPDAMMQRLR